One stretch of Azoarcus sp. KH32C DNA includes these proteins:
- a CDS encoding chemotaxis protein CheW — MLFLLFQLGEERYVLDTASVAEVLPLVGMRPIPHAPPGLAGVFSWRGTPLPAIDLAQLILGRPARRRLSTRLILVDYPAEAGGPTRLGLIAEGVTETVRLDPADFTDAGPAVDAAPYLGPVANDGRGLVQRFELRHLLPTTWRGLLSAPEAARALEC, encoded by the coding sequence GTGCTTTTCCTTCTGTTTCAGCTTGGCGAGGAGCGCTACGTGCTCGACACAGCGAGTGTCGCGGAAGTCCTGCCGCTCGTCGGCATGCGGCCGATCCCGCACGCGCCGCCGGGACTCGCCGGCGTGTTCAGCTGGCGGGGCACGCCCTTGCCCGCGATCGACCTCGCGCAGCTGATCCTCGGCCGGCCCGCGCGCCGGCGGCTGAGCACGCGTCTGATCCTGGTCGACTATCCCGCGGAAGCGGGCGGGCCAACGCGGCTGGGCCTGATCGCCGAGGGAGTCACCGAGACGGTGCGTCTCGACCCCGCAGACTTCACCGATGCGGGGCCCGCGGTCGACGCGGCACCGTATCTGGGGCCTGTTGCCAACGACGGGCGAGGGCTCGTGCAGCGCTTCGAGTTGCGCCATCTGCTGCCGACGACATGGCGTGGGCTTCTGTCCGCACCGGAGGCGGCCCGTGCTCTGGAATGCTGA
- a CDS encoding methyl-accepting chemotaxis protein has translation MQNWTIRRRLLAGVAIILGLMVVMGGVAYTRLASIGTDAVALATDAAPGVYQCTQLYAELVTELSLTSQYLASPGAAVQGQIRSEMRASAERLNEAIRKYETTIFQQKDRENFEAFKASAATYLQLQQRIVPLVADRKGLQAADATRAELDRAFEKARGALQVVVDFNQADTEKWLAEIRRDVDWAIGGILASLLATFVFTLVYAYRLIKAIDYPLAQLLALVETMRGGDFRRRVEFMRRDEFHSLAAGFNRMADELTGLVGQVQSSSARVGASVNQIGATAREQQATASEIAATTSEIGATAKEISATARQLVRTMGDVSGVADQTAVLAGEGQAGLTRMGQGMQAVAAATESISARLGVLSEKAGNIGQVVSTIAKVADQTNLLSLNAAIEAEKAGEAGKGFAVVATEIRRLADQTAVATYDIEQMVKDIQSAVAAGVMGMDKFSEEVRRGMHEVDEVGGQLSQIIAEVQALAPRIEEVNEGMQAQAGGAEQISEALAQLSEAVRQTVDSLRESGMAIDEFRRVASELRDGVSRFKVGSPDAEASGGNGLLPQSA, from the coding sequence ATGCAGAACTGGACAATACGCAGACGACTCCTCGCAGGTGTCGCCATCATCCTGGGATTGATGGTCGTGATGGGCGGCGTGGCCTACACGCGCCTGGCGAGCATCGGCACGGATGCCGTCGCCCTTGCTACCGACGCGGCCCCCGGGGTCTATCAGTGCACCCAGCTGTATGCCGAACTGGTGACCGAACTTTCCCTGACCTCCCAGTACCTTGCATCGCCAGGCGCGGCGGTGCAAGGCCAGATCCGGTCGGAAATGCGGGCAAGCGCCGAACGTCTTAATGAAGCGATCCGCAAATACGAGACAACGATCTTTCAGCAGAAGGACCGGGAGAACTTCGAAGCCTTCAAGGCGAGCGCGGCGACCTACCTGCAGCTGCAGCAACGGATCGTTCCGCTCGTCGCCGACCGAAAGGGGCTGCAGGCTGCGGACGCGACGCGTGCCGAACTGGATCGGGCGTTCGAGAAGGCGCGGGGGGCGCTTCAGGTCGTCGTCGATTTCAATCAGGCCGATACGGAAAAGTGGCTCGCCGAAATCCGCCGGGACGTGGATTGGGCAATCGGCGGGATTCTTGCAAGCCTGCTGGCAACCTTCGTCTTCACCCTGGTGTATGCGTACCGCCTGATCAAGGCCATCGACTACCCGTTGGCCCAGCTTCTCGCGCTCGTCGAGACGATGCGTGGCGGCGATTTCCGCCGGCGCGTCGAATTCATGCGGCGCGATGAATTCCACTCCCTGGCCGCGGGCTTCAACCGTATGGCCGACGAGCTGACGGGGCTGGTCGGGCAGGTGCAGTCGTCGAGCGCCCGGGTCGGCGCCTCGGTGAACCAGATCGGCGCGACGGCGCGCGAGCAGCAGGCGACGGCGAGCGAAATTGCGGCGACTACCAGCGAGATCGGCGCGACCGCGAAGGAAATTTCGGCGACGGCGCGGCAGCTGGTGCGGACCATGGGCGACGTGTCGGGCGTGGCCGACCAGACCGCCGTGCTCGCCGGGGAAGGGCAGGCCGGCCTGACGCGGATGGGCCAGGGCATGCAGGCGGTGGCGGCAGCGACCGAGTCGATCAGCGCGCGCCTCGGCGTGCTGAGCGAAAAGGCGGGGAACATCGGGCAGGTGGTGAGCACGATCGCGAAGGTGGCCGACCAGACCAACCTGCTGTCGCTGAACGCGGCGATCGAAGCCGAGAAGGCCGGCGAAGCGGGGAAGGGCTTCGCCGTGGTGGCGACCGAGATCCGGCGGCTGGCGGACCAGACGGCGGTGGCGACCTACGACATCGAGCAGATGGTCAAGGACATCCAGTCGGCGGTCGCGGCCGGTGTGATGGGCATGGACAAGTTCTCCGAAGAGGTGCGGCGGGGGATGCACGAGGTCGACGAGGTCGGCGGGCAGCTGTCGCAGATCATCGCCGAGGTGCAGGCCCTGGCGCCTCGCATCGAGGAGGTGAACGAAGGGATGCAGGCGCAGGCCGGCGGGGCCGAGCAGATCAGCGAAGCGCTCGCCCAGTTGAGCGAGGCGGTGCGGCAGACGGTCGACTCGCTGCGCGAATCCGGGATGGCGATCGACGAGTTCCGGCGGGTGGCCAGCGAGCTGCGCGACGGCGTCTCGCGCTTCAAGGTGGGCTCCCCGGACGCCGAGGCGAGCGGCGGCAACGGCCTGCTGCCGCAATCGGCCTGA
- a CDS encoding gamma-glutamylcyclotransferase, translating to MTILTRANLIDGSFLSGLDMPAHLSWSDADLERSLARTWDTRPHGAIWVFAYGSLMWNPLFDFQERQTARLDGWHRSFCLRSVSGRGSLERPGRVLALEPGGEVRGVALRLHDDQAAAELRLLWTREMAGGDYHPLWTPVMLEDGTKVTAMAFVINPDRPLYDPDATAPTVARIAVEAAGVFGRNADYVHALHDALAERGLQDPYVDAIVRELKALTPAPPKSA from the coding sequence ATGACGATCCTGACCCGAGCAAACCTCATCGACGGAAGCTTCCTCAGCGGCCTCGACATGCCGGCCCATCTCTCGTGGAGCGACGCCGACCTCGAGCGCTCGCTCGCAAGAACGTGGGATACACGGCCCCACGGCGCCATCTGGGTCTTCGCCTACGGCTCGCTGATGTGGAATCCGCTCTTCGACTTCCAAGAGCGACAGACCGCGAGACTCGACGGCTGGCACCGCAGCTTCTGCCTTCGGTCGGTGTCCGGCCGCGGCAGCCTGGAACGTCCTGGACGCGTCCTGGCACTGGAACCCGGCGGCGAGGTGCGGGGCGTGGCGCTACGCCTGCATGACGATCAGGCCGCTGCCGAGCTGCGCCTGCTCTGGACGCGCGAAATGGCAGGCGGCGACTACCATCCGCTATGGACGCCGGTGATGCTCGAGGATGGCACGAAGGTCACCGCAATGGCCTTCGTCATCAACCCGGACCGCCCCCTCTACGACCCGGATGCGACGGCCCCGACGGTGGCGCGAATCGCTGTGGAGGCCGCCGGAGTCTTTGGCCGCAATGCCGACTACGTCCATGCCCTCCACGACGCACTCGCCGAGCGCGGGCTACAAGACCCGTATGTCGATGCGATCGTAAGAGAGCTCAAGGCCCTTACGCCGGCACCTCCGAAGTCTGCTTGA
- a CDS encoding YjgN family protein, translating into MAEATYDLIFQGGILAGFTREEVMQRFRDVFRLPMEEVEKIFGHPRVVLKRNLDQTVADDYRQRLAGIGMAVSLNAVHPPAALAAPSPAVPAAPAAPEPSAAQPAQIEKRAEDKTEEPISTPPRANELQAAPAAPTGPFVRAAEATGVPRELDFEFTGNGFEFFRIWIVNLVLGIVTLGIYSAWAKVRTLRYFYGNTRCDGTSFEYLADPVKILKGRLIGFALLAIYSLANKFVPPLGALLMLAFLGIFPWIMVRGLAFRNQNSAWRGVRFGFDGSLGEAYKVFLMWPFLGVLSLGLLMPYAMHRQQRFVLDNSRYGVEPFEFHAGPGPFYRIALALIGTAIGGFLLSMVVAKIFPPLAPLAMVATYPVIFAVSNVMYTNLRYNHTTLGTLALQANYRFGSYAMLMVTNTLAIGITLGLFYPWAKVRTARYAAAHIGLVADSDLSEFAAAQREQVSALGGEIGDLFDVDLGI; encoded by the coding sequence ATGGCAGAAGCAACCTACGATCTCATATTCCAGGGCGGCATCCTTGCCGGCTTCACGCGTGAAGAGGTCATGCAGCGCTTCCGCGACGTCTTCCGCCTGCCGATGGAGGAAGTCGAAAAGATCTTCGGCCATCCGCGGGTCGTATTAAAGCGCAACCTCGACCAGACAGTCGCCGACGATTACCGGCAGCGGCTCGCGGGAATCGGCATGGCGGTGAGCCTGAATGCCGTGCATCCGCCGGCAGCGCTTGCGGCGCCATCGCCCGCAGTGCCCGCTGCACCCGCCGCGCCCGAGCCATCGGCCGCCCAGCCGGCGCAGATCGAGAAGCGGGCCGAAGACAAGACCGAGGAACCGATCTCCACTCCCCCTCGCGCGAACGAGCTGCAAGCCGCCCCCGCGGCGCCCACCGGTCCTTTCGTCCGGGCCGCGGAAGCCACCGGCGTTCCCCGCGAGCTCGACTTCGAATTCACCGGCAACGGTTTCGAATTCTTCCGCATCTGGATCGTCAACCTGGTCCTCGGCATCGTCACCCTGGGCATCTACTCAGCCTGGGCCAAGGTGCGCACGCTGCGCTATTTCTACGGCAACACCCGCTGCGACGGCACCAGCTTCGAATACCTCGCCGATCCGGTGAAGATCCTCAAGGGGCGGCTGATCGGTTTTGCACTGCTGGCGATCTACTCGCTCGCGAACAAGTTCGTCCCTCCGCTCGGGGCGCTGCTGATGCTGGCCTTCCTCGGCATCTTCCCGTGGATCATGGTGCGCGGGCTGGCCTTCCGTAACCAGAACTCCGCGTGGCGCGGCGTGCGCTTCGGCTTCGACGGCAGTCTCGGCGAGGCCTACAAGGTCTTCCTGATGTGGCCGTTCCTCGGTGTGCTCAGTCTCGGCCTGTTGATGCCCTACGCGATGCATCGCCAGCAGCGGTTCGTCCTCGACAACAGCCGCTACGGCGTCGAGCCCTTCGAGTTCCACGCGGGCCCCGGCCCGTTCTACCGGATCGCGCTGGCCTTGATCGGCACCGCGATCGGCGGTTTCCTGCTGTCCATGGTCGTTGCCAAGATCTTCCCGCCGCTTGCTCCGCTGGCGATGGTCGCGACCTATCCGGTGATCTTCGCGGTTTCCAACGTGATGTACACCAACCTGCGCTACAACCACACGACGCTCGGCACGCTCGCGCTGCAAGCAAACTACCGTTTCGGCTCCTACGCGATGCTGATGGTCACCAACACGCTCGCCATCGGCATCACCCTGGGGCTGTTCTACCCCTGGGCCAAGGTGCGCACCGCGCGCTACGCTGCCGCACACATCGGCCTCGTGGCCGACAGCGACCTGAGCGAGTTCGCTGCCGCGCAGCGGGAACAGGTCTCGGCGCTCGGCGGCGAGATCGGCGACCTCTTCGACGTGGATCTGGGCATCTGA
- a CDS encoding M48 family metallopeptidase: MRLEGRFFDGKSSRSHRASLLVENGHARIEAQSGEDLLAPVALKCIDIASRVGNTPRFLRFPDGASFETEDNDAVDQLAAHRAPASGLVHRLESKLRYVLVGLALTVAFVWGSVQWGVPALAKVAAFALPAEVNSHADRMVLDILDRHAFKASRLPEEEQQRLLAAFAPLLTAVPQDPPVRILFRDATDTIGANALALPAGTIVVTDQLVHLARHDDEIVAVLAHEIGHIRYRHAMRGSIQASFMGLIATLVVGDVSSVSSAITALPLMLTELGYSRDFEREADQHAVDVLHRLGIGPQRFADILQRLDRSKDEKAGYLSTHPSTPERVQAILSGSSGMNR; the protein is encoded by the coding sequence ATGCGACTGGAAGGCCGTTTCTTCGATGGCAAGAGCTCGCGCAGCCACCGCGCGAGCTTGCTCGTCGAAAACGGTCACGCACGCATCGAAGCGCAATCCGGCGAGGACTTGCTGGCGCCGGTCGCACTCAAATGCATCGATATTGCGTCGCGAGTCGGCAACACGCCGCGCTTCCTGCGCTTTCCCGACGGTGCAAGCTTCGAAACGGAGGACAACGACGCCGTGGACCAGCTTGCGGCACATCGCGCCCCGGCAAGCGGGTTGGTCCATCGGCTCGAATCAAAGCTGCGCTATGTCCTCGTCGGTCTGGCGCTCACGGTCGCCTTCGTCTGGGGGAGCGTCCAATGGGGTGTCCCGGCCCTCGCCAAAGTCGCCGCCTTTGCGCTGCCCGCCGAGGTCAACAGCCACGCGGACCGCATGGTGCTGGATATCCTCGACCGCCATGCCTTCAAGGCCAGCCGCCTGCCTGAAGAGGAACAGCAGCGCCTGCTCGCCGCCTTCGCCCCGCTGCTGACAGCGGTCCCGCAAGACCCGCCGGTCCGCATCCTGTTCCGCGACGCGACCGACACGATCGGTGCCAACGCCCTGGCCCTGCCGGCCGGCACCATCGTCGTCACCGATCAGCTCGTGCATCTGGCGCGGCACGACGACGAGATCGTCGCGGTGCTCGCTCACGAAATCGGTCACATCCGGTACCGTCATGCCATGCGCGGCTCGATCCAGGCCTCCTTCATGGGCCTCATCGCGACGCTGGTCGTCGGCGACGTCTCCTCCGTGTCTTCGGCCATCACTGCCCTTCCACTGATGCTCACCGAACTCGGCTACTCGCGCGACTTCGAACGCGAAGCCGACCAGCACGCCGTCGACGTGCTGCATCGCCTGGGTATCGGCCCGCAACGTTTCGCCGACATCCTGCAACGGCTCGATCGGTCGAAGGACGAAAAAGCCGGGTATCTGTCGACGCATCCCTCGACGCCCGAACGCGTGCAGGCGATTCTTTCCGGTTCCAGTGGCATGAACCGGTAA
- a CDS encoding diguanylate cyclase domain-containing protein has product MEYAAVEGRHAGQVFAEQVGLLYKNAPLAYSVTLVNGAILALVQVSYVALLPLLAWYGALVSATALRALLARRHARVGSDLDTAARWNAAYVVGTALAGSVWGASSFVMVPSPSVAHEVFVAFVLAGMSAGSITVLAFRMEACLAFLFPTLLPLMAHYLMLGTTLHMAMALMTAIFLIAMVVSALNFNRSVRASLTLRFDKRDLEDEIKRRDQAEQALLLEKDRLQAVLGSIGEGVALIDAKGCIEYLNPVAEKICGWPSYRALGRPASAVFESFDRHLHERTTTAMEDTVHTARQITKQTVMYLNGGDKRIIEELATPLYGRHRKVVGAVSILRDVTELLLEAEQLAYAADHDALTGLPNRSLLQNRLEQAIARAQRRQERFALLFLDLDRFKEINDTMGHAAGDALLVEVARRLSDTVREEDTIARLGGDEFVIIVEGPAQEHHVRALVDKIERVLCEPYRLSSETATVSVSIGISLFPEDGHDAEALLGHADASMYCAKNG; this is encoded by the coding sequence ATGGAATACGCCGCAGTTGAAGGTCGGCACGCTGGCCAGGTGTTTGCCGAGCAGGTGGGTCTGCTCTACAAGAACGCGCCCTTGGCCTATTCGGTCACCCTCGTGAACGGCGCAATCCTGGCCCTGGTCCAGGTGTCTTACGTTGCGCTTCTCCCCTTGCTCGCATGGTACGGCGCGCTGGTATCGGCGACGGCGTTGCGCGCCTTGCTCGCGCGACGCCATGCCCGCGTCGGTTCCGATCTCGATACCGCGGCGCGTTGGAATGCCGCGTACGTCGTAGGGACGGCACTCGCCGGCAGCGTCTGGGGGGCGAGTTCTTTCGTCATGGTGCCCAGTCCATCGGTGGCGCACGAGGTGTTCGTCGCCTTCGTGCTGGCCGGCATGTCGGCCGGGAGCATTACCGTGTTGGCCTTCAGGATGGAGGCCTGCCTCGCCTTCCTGTTTCCGACACTGCTTCCGCTGATGGCCCACTACCTCATGCTGGGCACGACGCTGCACATGGCGATGGCCTTGATGACCGCGATATTCCTGATCGCGATGGTTGTGTCCGCCTTGAATTTCAATCGGTCGGTGCGTGCGTCCTTGACGCTGCGCTTCGACAAGCGCGATCTGGAAGACGAGATCAAGCGGCGTGACCAGGCCGAGCAGGCGCTCTTGCTGGAAAAGGATCGGCTCCAGGCGGTGCTGGGTTCGATCGGCGAGGGCGTGGCGCTGATCGACGCCAAGGGTTGTATCGAATACCTGAATCCCGTCGCGGAAAAGATCTGCGGCTGGCCTTCGTACAGGGCCTTGGGCCGTCCGGCCAGTGCCGTGTTCGAGAGCTTCGACCGTCATCTGCACGAACGCACCACCACGGCCATGGAAGACACCGTGCACACGGCGCGTCAGATCACGAAGCAGACGGTGATGTATCTCAACGGCGGGGACAAGCGCATCATTGAAGAGTTGGCAACGCCGCTTTACGGCCGCCATCGCAAGGTCGTCGGAGCGGTCTCGATCTTGCGCGACGTAACCGAATTGCTACTGGAGGCGGAACAACTGGCTTACGCCGCCGACCACGACGCGCTGACCGGGCTGCCCAACCGCAGTTTGCTGCAAAACCGTCTGGAACAGGCCATCGCCCGCGCGCAGCGCAGACAGGAGCGCTTTGCGCTGTTGTTCCTCGATCTGGATCGATTCAAGGAGATCAACGACACGATGGGACACGCGGCGGGTGATGCGTTGCTGGTGGAAGTGGCGAGGCGCCTCAGCGACACGGTGCGGGAGGAAGACACGATCGCCCGGCTGGGGGGCGACGAATTCGTCATCATCGTCGAAGGGCCGGCGCAGGAGCATCACGTCAGGGCACTCGTCGACAAGATCGAGCGCGTCCTGTGCGAGCCCTACCGGCTCAGTTCCGAGACCGCGACGGTCTCGGTCAGCATCGGCATCAGCTTGTTCCCCGAGGACGGCCATGATGCGGAAGCGCTGCTGGGCCATGCCGATGCGAGCATGTACTGCGCAAAGAACGGATAG
- a CDS encoding NifU family protein, translating into MLPVVADSTPQPAASPRRTGRDALPRDDRVAPLELQLSHFLESEINPTLGEHQGSVVLESIEHGDTALLKFGGSCHGCGQADLTLSEFIAVKIQERFPVIRKVNALATMHR; encoded by the coding sequence TTGCTACCGGTCGTCGCCGACTCGACGCCTCAGCCCGCGGCCAGCCCCCGACGAACTGGCAGAGATGCGTTACCGCGCGACGACCGCGTCGCGCCGCTCGAACTTCAGCTCAGCCACTTCCTGGAATCCGAGATCAATCCGACGCTCGGCGAACATCAGGGATCGGTCGTGCTCGAAAGCATCGAACACGGAGACACCGCCCTGCTGAAGTTCGGCGGCAGCTGCCACGGCTGCGGCCAGGCCGATCTGACGCTGTCGGAATTCATCGCGGTGAAGATTCAGGAGCGGTTTCCGGTGATCCGCAAGGTCAACGCGCTGGCGACGATGCACCGGTGA
- a CDS encoding DUF4337 domain-containing protein → MDIDPSEVIERAATTLEIQDARARRLNAVVAVTVAIIATFMGICKVKDDNIVQAMQQAQADKIDHWSYFQAKNIRADMAAATAVQLELAKDAAVPAAVAKYDKAIADYRELHDREVRGRDELKVQAEHDQHTYDNLNYRDDQFDLSDALLAIAIALLAVTALTGFWALYWVGLVPIGSGVLMGLAGLLELPIHPDALVRLLS, encoded by the coding sequence ATGGACATCGATCCCAGCGAAGTCATCGAAAGGGCAGCGACCACCCTGGAAATCCAGGACGCCAGGGCGAGGCGACTCAACGCCGTCGTTGCCGTGACGGTGGCGATCATTGCCACCTTCATGGGAATCTGCAAGGTCAAGGACGACAACATCGTCCAGGCGATGCAACAGGCGCAGGCCGACAAGATCGACCACTGGAGCTACTTTCAAGCGAAGAATATACGCGCTGACATGGCCGCGGCGACGGCCGTTCAGTTGGAGCTCGCGAAAGACGCCGCGGTGCCGGCTGCGGTCGCCAAATACGACAAAGCCATCGCCGACTACCGCGAACTCCACGACCGTGAAGTGCGCGGACGCGACGAGCTCAAGGTCCAGGCGGAGCACGACCAGCATACCTACGACAATCTGAACTACCGCGACGACCAGTTCGACCTCTCCGATGCGCTGCTCGCCATTGCCATCGCGCTTCTTGCCGTCACGGCCCTCACCGGATTTTGGGCGCTTTACTGGGTGGGCCTGGTGCCGATCGGCTCTGGCGTCCTGATGGGCTTGGCGGGCTTGCTGGAACTGCCGATCCACCCGGACGCACTGGTTCGGCTGCTATCGTGA
- a CDS encoding DUF3175 domain-containing protein — protein sequence MTSAKRHAADQSKRWSQKVTETSHALDLEKGVFAQADPREIARSLKRSADRSHRRKTDPFRSAMSMLNFYINRAGKNLTIERRRCLEAAKDELRVLYGKPRAHARQ from the coding sequence GTGACGAGCGCCAAGCGACATGCCGCAGACCAATCCAAGCGCTGGTCCCAGAAGGTGACCGAGACCAGCCATGCGCTGGATCTCGAAAAGGGCGTGTTCGCGCAGGCCGACCCGCGGGAAATTGCCCGCTCACTCAAACGCTCGGCCGACCGCAGCCACCGCCGCAAGACCGACCCCTTTCGCTCGGCGATGTCGATGCTGAACTTCTACATCAACCGCGCCGGAAAAAATCTCACCATCGAGCGGCGCCGCTGCCTCGAAGCAGCCAAGGACGAACTACGGGTGCTGTACGGCAAGCCCCGTGCTCACGCCAGACAGTGA